In Rhodamnia argentea isolate NSW1041297 chromosome 5, ASM2092103v1, whole genome shotgun sequence, the DNA window CTTCGTCTTGACACAGTCATGATATACAGAGTGTGACTCCAGTATGTTCCTTTTATACCTGGTCCATTAACCAAGTGAATTGGAAGCTTTCGAGTTTCTGATGGTGGATTAAGAATTAGACATGTTTGACCAAATTTGAAATCCCTTACCATTGATCTGGCAGCTTATAGATTTGAGTTAGGTACTCTTCGTAGTTCATCTTCTTTCCCAGTGGGAAGAGGTTTTATATGATTGCTTTCATCAGATAAAAGGATTGGGCACCCTAAAAACTGGCCATGCTAATTAGGATCTGCCTTTGATCTAAACAGCAGGTCTAATTTTCATTTCTTGTGTTCAGAGTTTGTCTGGACATAGCAGTGGAATTGATTCAGTGACTTTCGATTCTTCGGAGGTGGTTGTAGCTGCAGGAGCAGCAAGTGGTACAATCAAGCTTTGGGATTTAGAAGAGGCAAAGAGTATGCTCATCTGTTTCTTAAGCAGTATCTCAAACTTGTAATCTGCAAGTTATATCTTAGAAAACATGTCTTTGCTTATTTGTTTTCACATCACATTGATGTGTAACAACGAGTTGTGACGTAATTTTCTCTGCAGTTGTTCGGACTCTCACTGGTCATAGATCTAATTGCATATCAGTGGACTTCCATCCTTTTGGGGAGTTCTTTGCATCTGGTTCTCTTGACACGAACTTAAAAATATGGGATATCAGGAAAAAAGGTTGTATCCACACTTACAAAGGCCACACTCGCGGGGTCAATGCAATTAGGTTTACTCCTGATGGTCGTTGGGTGGTTTCTGGTGGAGAGGACAACACTGTGaaggttattattattattttttttttttgtattctaTAAATTGTTTGTGAAAATAGTTCATGTGATAAAGTACGTGATCATTCATCTAGGTGTCTTCTTCTGGTAATAGTTAAGAAGCATCTTAATCCCTGGATGTGGTAGTTGGACGATGATTGTGGAGGCTTTATAGTTAATTTGCGCTGTGGTTCAGTCTCGTTTACATGTTTTTAATAGGGGCAACTGCACATCTGGAGTCTGGTGTGATTTGTCGTATAGCGAAGGGAGCGTAGATTCTTTTAGAAACGAGCACACTTGCCACTTGCTGATGAAATTTGTAGGTTACTTGGTGCAACACTGACAGTCGGCAGATGACTAGACCTACATTAGCTACATAATTGGATAGCTCCGAAACAATTACCAATACCTAGAGCCTATATCATTTTATGGGTTATCACAATATCTAGTTCTGGATATGGTGACTGAGACTGCAGTTCCTTGTGAGTAATGAATGCATGGTTTTGTCTAAGGAAATGTGATGTAGGGTCTGATTTATGGTGATTGCCTGAGTTGCGCAGATGATTTGGATCATGTTGATTGGAGGAAATGATGTTATCAATATGTTTATTATGGTTGCTTAAGAATATATGGCTGATTACATTTCTGAATCCGATTAATAGCTCTGGGATCTGACGGCCGGAAAGCTACTACATGATTTTAAGTGTCATGAGGGCCAAGTTCAGTGTATAGATTTCCATCCCCATGAGTTTTTACTGGCAACAGGTGAGATACCGTTCTGCTGCAATTTTGTTCAATGCAACATATCTCTTTATGTTTCCACTAACTGTTTGTATGTTCCGGCTGTTTTACAGGTTCTGCTGACAGGACTGTCAAATTTTGGGACCTCGAGACCTTTGAACTGATTGGTTCCAGTGGACCCGAGGTAAGAGTTTTGTCTGAATGATTTTTTGGTACATAAAGAGGAGTTAAATTATCGACGGGTCTTTAGTTTGACGTTCTTACGAACCATATGGCATCCCAATAATATGACAGAGCACTGGAGTACGTTGTTTGACATTCAATCCTGATGGAAGGACCCTTCTTTGTGGATTGCATGAAAATCTTAAGGTAACAGTGCTACAATTTAATGTTGCAATGAAAAGGTACATGGTTCATTATTGATTCTTTTGTTCCATGCTTCTTCATAGGTTCTTTCCTGGGAACCAATACTGTGCCATGACACTGTAGATGTGGGATGGTCTAGATTATCGGACCTTAATGTGCACGAGGGAAAGCTTCTCGGCTGCTCATTCAATCAAAGTTGCGTTGGTGTTTGGGTTGTTGACATCTCGGTAAGTTGCACGTACTTTGTGCGCTTGGTTGTAGTCTAAAGTTGCTTCCTGTGTCATATTTGAGTTTTTAAATGATGTGCTCTCTTTCACCTCTTTTCAGCGAATAGAACCATATGCTGTTGGTAATAACAGATTTAAAGTAGCTCCTGAATCTAAAGCTCCTACAGTAGGGAATCTCTCTGTACTGAATGAGAATACTGCTAAGGCCAATTCAGGGAGGTTATCTGTTTCCCAAACTTCAGATTCTTTAGTGAAGGAAACAAAGTCCCTGGGGAGATTGTCGGTTTCTCAAAATTCAGATCCTGTTAAGGAGCAGAAAAGTTTGGCATGTAAGACatctatttttactttttggttaTATTGCTTTTGTATCTGGAATGGAGTTCAGAATATGACAATTTTCTTGCTTTGCATATGCCTAAAGCCACAGGAAGTGTACCTGGTACTCCTCAAAGGGTCAATATAAATGCTGGCTCAAAGGTGGCTCCAGCCACCTCAGTGACAGCTCAGATCGCAGCAGTTCCAAGGAGGAATACTGCGAAGGCCAATGCTACAATCAGTCTTCCCAGCTTCAGTAAATCAGATATCGTACCTGTCATTGTTCCTAGAACTGACACTAGATCAGAACTGGCTACTGAATCCAAAAAAGAAGTTGATCTTGCTTCAAGAACTATGCCATTTTCTTTGcagtcaaaatcaattgaattacgAAGGCTCTCAAATGGCAGAGACGAACTAGATCAGCCAACAGTCTCAGGTCAATCTGAAACAGCTGGCCCAAATACCAGTTCATTGGGCCACATTACAAATAGGAACATCTTCTCTGCAGCGAGAGGCCCAGTCCAAGGCTTCTCTACTGCTGAAAGAAACACAATGGATGATTCATCTGGTTTTCCGAGCAAGCATGACACAAGTACAATAATGGATGCTCCGGCTGATTACCAGCGTGAAAATTGTATGTGTTCAATTATCAGAAGAAGAATGCTTTCCGATATTAATTGCAACCCATAGTTGTAGAGTATTCATTCTTGTGTAATTTCAACGCACCTTTTCACTTATAGCGGCCTGTTCCACAATGTTATGCTAGTTTTGCTGGATTTTATTGCCAAAGAATTGCTTCCAACTTGGTATGGACCTGTTCTGACATCAAAAGGATCATTTAGAAGATCAGAATTTTAAGAGGGAGGTAGAGTAATgcaaaatgaggaaattatgCACCTTAGTATTATTTGGTAAATGCACAACGAAGCCTGATAGGTGAATAGAAGATCCTCGTAATGGAGAGTGGTATTAGTCTGGCGAAGTTGATAAATGTGCTTTACTGATATATCATGTGCATATGTAAAGTGAGCTGGGTGCAGAAATAGTAGCAAGGAGCTATATTAACATCTCCTGGAAATTCAGATTTTGGTCCAAAAATGACAActtggtgaattttttttgagTTTGTTTCCCCTCTAAAGCCTAGGATCTGGTTAGACTCCTTGAACTGCGACAAAGCTATTTAGTGAAAGAGTTAAGCATCATATGCTGAGATGTGTTGCAAGGAATCACAGCTGGATGAATTCTTTCCACCTTAATGCAATAATTGATGGTCTCTGTGAAATCTATAGCCAGCTACAGGCAAAAGTGAGAACTGTCATGTGTTTGTTGGGTTTCACCTTCATAATGTCCACCTTCTGCCTATTAGATAGCTGGAGTGTTTGGCTTCCAACTCTTTGGATTATTGAAGCTTGGATCTGCaaatgtgcatttttttttccttaaaataatgATTCTCAATATCGAATCTTTTGTTGCAGATGAATCTCGTTTGCAGAAAGCAAACAGAGCACAACTTTTTGTGGATGGACAAAGGGGAGGTAcatcctattttcaaaatttactttGTGTTTGGGCATTATAGGAGGTTTGCT includes these proteins:
- the LOC115751965 gene encoding katanin p80 WD40 repeat-containing subunit B1 homolog KTN80.4 isoform X1, whose product is MATKRAYKLQEFVAHSAAVNCLKIGRKSSRVLVTGGEDHKVNLWAIGKPNAILSLSGHSSGIDSVTFDSSEVVVAAGAASGTIKLWDLEEAKIVRTLTGHRSNCISVDFHPFGEFFASGSLDTNLKIWDIRKKGCIHTYKGHTRGVNAIRFTPDGRWVVSGGEDNTVKLWDLTAGKLLHDFKCHEGQVQCIDFHPHEFLLATGSADRTVKFWDLETFELIGSSGPESTGVRCLTFNPDGRTLLCGLHENLKVLSWEPILCHDTVDVGWSRLSDLNVHEGKLLGCSFNQSCVGVWVVDISRIEPYAVGNNRFKVAPESKAPTVGNLSVLNENTAKANSGRLSVSQTSDSLVKETKSLGRLSVSQNSDPVKEQKSLASTGSVPGTPQRVNINAGSKVAPATSVTAQIAAVPRRNTAKANATISLPSFSKSDIVPVIVPRTDTRSELATESKKEVDLASRTMPFSLQSKSIELRRLSNGRDELDQPTVSGQSETAGPNTSSLGHITNRNIFSAARGPVQGFSTAERNTMDDSSGFPSKHDTSTIMDAPADYQRENYESRLQKANRAQLFVDGQRGGRMRSLVNWEKREKINIDGPTPSITSRAGPGVNVLPLSVRGHRSSAEKETVSASDEDAIADVMEHHDQFVGSMQSRLAKLQVVNGFWGRRDIKGAIGAMEKMADNSVLADVVSIMTEKIDMITLDMFTCLLPLLNGLLESDLDRHLSISVDILLKLVRVFGSMVYTAVSASTPVGVDIEAEQRLERYNLCYVELEKVKQCLPALTRRGGSVAKSAHELSLALQAV
- the LOC115751965 gene encoding katanin p80 WD40 repeat-containing subunit B1 homolog KTN80.4 isoform X2; its protein translation is MATKRAYKLQEFVAHSAAVNCLKIGRKSSRVLVTGGEDHKVNLWAIGKPNAILSLSGHSSGIDSVTFDSSEVVVAAGAASGTIKLWDLEEAKIVRTLTGHRSNCISVDFHPFGEFFASGSLDTNLKIWDIRKKGCIHTYKGHTRGVNAIRFTPDGRWVVSGGEDNTVKLWDLTAGKLLHDFKCHEGQVQCIDFHPHEFLLATGSADRTVKFWDLETFELIGSSGPESTGVRCLTFNPDGRTLLCGLHENLKVLSWEPILCHDTVDVGWSRLSDLNVHEGKLLGCSFNQSCVGVWVVDISRIEPYAVGNNRFKVAPESKAPTVGNLSVLNENTAKANSGRLSVSQTSDSLVKETKSLGRLSVSQNSDPVKEQKSLASTGSVPGTPQRVNINAGSKVAPATSVTAQIAAVPRRNTAKANATISLPSFSKSDIVPVIVPRTDTRSELATESKKEVDLASRTMPFSLQSKSIELRRLSNGRDELDQPTVSGQSETAGPNTSSLGHITNRNIFSAARGPVQGFSTAERNTMDDSSGFPSKHDTSTIMDAPADYQRENYESRLQKANRAQLFVDGQRGGRMRSLVNWEKREKINIDGPTPSITSRAGPGVNVLPLSVRGHRSSAEKETVSASDEDAIADVMEHHDQFVGSMQSRLAKLQVVNGFWGRRDIKGAIGAMEKMADNSVLADVVSIMTEKIDMITLDMFTCLLPLLNGLLESDLDRHLSISVDILLKLVRVFGSMVYTAVSASTPVGVDIEAEQRLERYNLCYVELEKVKQCLPALTRGGSVAKSAHELSLALQAV